The DNA segment TCATTTAGAGGACTTATGGGGTGATGCGGCAAGTATAACGCATTTTTAATAAGTGGGTTATTATATATGGAAATTCTCAATGCCGGTAATATCGGCTTTGCTGCGTTAGCTTTAGCGTTCGTTACGGCGATTATCGGTAGCGTAGCTCTCTTGATAGCTCTATATGAACGCTCCGATAGCCCAATTTCGCCCAAATCTCCGTGGGCTACTATTGGTAAAGCAGCTTTGTGGTTTCATGCAGGGTCAATATGGGCAGCTCTCTCTATCTTATTTTATCTGATATACACTCATCAATATCAATATCATTACGTTTGGAGCCATTCTTCTAATGAACTTCCCATATACTACATGATTTCTTGTTTTTGGGAAGGGCAAGAGGGCAGTTTTTTATTGTGGATGTTTTGGCATAGCATACTGATTGTAAATTGGTTAAGAAAAGATTTTGCCCATCAGATTGGGGTATTGAGTGTAACGGCCAGTGTTCAGATAATTTTAGCTACGATGGTTTTAGGTGCCTATTTTTCCGATGTCATCGTTCGTATAGCTATGTCTATCGGTATCTTGGGAGTTTGTGGGCTGTTTCACAAGGAAAACCTTAATATAGCTACAATTAAAAAACCCATATCCATTTGGCTAGCGGCATCATGCTTGATTTTAATATTGAGTATTTGGTTCAGAATAGAAGGTTTTGCGTGGCAGTGGAAATCCAACCTATTATCAGCGTTAATATCCATCGTACTTTTGAGTGGAGGTTGGTGGATTTTTAGAAGCAACCTTTCCCGCTGGCAATATTGGAGTTTATTAGGTTTCACGGTATTAGCCGGTTTTGTTGCCTTTGGGGATCTTTCAGGCTGGAAAGTAGGTAGCTCTCCTTTTGCATTACTCAAAGATGTGATGTCTGATGCGCCCATTTTTGCTCAGAATCCCAATTTTATTCCGGCTAATGGAAATGGATTAAATCCTTTGTTGCAAAACTATTGGATGGTAATTCACCCGCCTACTTTATTTTTGGGTTTTGCCTTAACGATAGCTCCGTTTGCCTATATCGTTTCTGGGTTAATAACGCGGGATTATAGTAGCTGGATAAAACCAACAATGCCTTGGGTTTTAGGTGCTTGTTTAGCCTTAGGTGCTGGAATTTTATTGGGAGGTTATTGGGCTTACGAAACGCTCAATTTTGGAGGTTACTGGAATTGGGACCCTGTAGAAAACGCCTCGTTAGTGCCTTGGTTAGTGCTCGTTGCAGGTGCACATACGTTACTTGCTTATCGTCAGCACCACCATCATTTTCGACTAAGTATAATTTTGCTGTTTTTGGCATTTCTATTGGTTTTATACAGCACATTTTTGACCCGTAGCGGTATTCTGGGAGATACTTCCGTACATACTTTTACCGATTTAGGGCTTTCCGGACAGTTACTCTTACTTCTGCTTGTATATTCCTTAGGAGCTATCGTTTTATTAATAAATCGCTGGAAGTCAATGCCTAACGATCCAGATACTAACCAATCTTCGCCACAAGTTACCCGCGAATTAATGCTTTTTTTGGGAGCTATCGTGCTATTTTTCTGTGGCTTAGAGATTATTTTAGTAACGTCATTGCCGGTTATTAATAAACTACTTGGCACAAACTTAGCCCCACCGGTTCAGGTTCAATTCTTTTACTATAAATGGAACGTCTGGTTTGCCATTGGCATAGCCGCTTTATCAGCAGTTGCTCAATATGTTTATTGGCATTCAGAATCAAAAACAAAGTTTAAATGGTTGCTATTCAAACCATTTGCATTATCTTTAGTATTTTCCTTAGCTATCATTGGGGCTTTTCTTTGGTTTGGGTGGGATTTTGTTTACAATCAAACGTTCAGACAAGTTATTGAAAATTCCGGCTTTTTTGAGAAAGTTACAACCACTTTTATCTCTATAGCTGATGAATTATTGATATTATCAAGTTTATTTGCGTTACTTTCCAATATAGATGTAGCCTACAAGTTGATTCGGAAACATCGTAGCCATTTGGTTCGGGTAGGAGGCTCATTAGCACATATTGGAATGGCACTTGTTTTTATAGGAAGTTTGCTTTCAAATGGTTATGAAAGAATTGTTTCTCTAAATTTGAACCCTTTTGAGTTAGGTGATTCATTTCCCAGTGATGCAAAATCTGATAACGTTTTATTATTGCCTAATCAGCCAAAATATGTTCGGGATTTTCGGGTTACTTATATTGGGAAAAAGCAGGTAACTAAACCCATTAAAAATCTGCGTGCTATTTCTGAAACAGAGGCCGTCATTAAGTTTGCCTTTGAAGACTCTGTTGGAGAAACCTTTGCCGTAGAATTTCCCACACAGTTTTTTGAGCCGGA comes from the Bacteroidia bacterium genome and includes:
- the ccsA gene encoding cytochrome c biogenesis protein CcsA — protein: MEILNAGNIGFAALALAFVTAIIGSVALLIALYERSDSPISPKSPWATIGKAALWFHAGSIWAALSILFYLIYTHQYQYHYVWSHSSNELPIYYMISCFWEGQEGSFLLWMFWHSILIVNWLRKDFAHQIGVLSVTASVQIILATMVLGAYFSDVIVRIAMSIGILGVCGLFHKENLNIATIKKPISIWLAASCLILILSIWFRIEGFAWQWKSNLLSALISIVLLSGGWWIFRSNLSRWQYWSLLGFTVLAGFVAFGDLSGWKVGSSPFALLKDVMSDAPIFAQNPNFIPANGNGLNPLLQNYWMVIHPPTLFLGFALTIAPFAYIVSGLITRDYSSWIKPTMPWVLGACLALGAGILLGGYWAYETLNFGGYWNWDPVENASLVPWLVLVAGAHTLLAYRQHHHHFRLSIILLFLAFLLVLYSTFLTRSGILGDTSVHTFTDLGLSGQLLLLLLVYSLGAIVLLINRWKSMPNDPDTNQSSPQVTRELMLFLGAIVLFFCGLEIILVTSLPVINKLLGTNLAPPVQVQFFYYKWNVWFAIGIAALSAVAQYVYWHSESKTKFKWLLFKPFALSLVFSLAIIGAFLWFGWDFVYNQTFRQVIENSGFFEKVTTTFISIADELLILSSLFALLSNIDVAYKLIRKHRSHLVRVGGSLAHIGMALVFIGSLLSNGYERIVSLNLNPFELGDSFPSDAKSDNVLLLPNQPKYVRDFRVTYIGKKQVTKPIKNLRAISETEAVIKFAFEDSVGETFAVEFPTQFFEPDSNQHNNHRVSWQDKVKLSDLQSFIQRNLFILQPQPINNRSLYGLRFTSLEDTTHSFVLYPEAEINPRMGLLAHPDRKIFWDKDLYVHISSVPSPEQQPADSGVILKEHRVAIGDTFFLQQGFCVLESVVRVTEIPELKDYDMVVRAKLRLNINGKEYAAKPMFLIQGQNTTTVPDVVEEIGIRFSFVGANPQKEQIVIQTEERPKLPDYLTFKAVYKPYISVLWLGTILLLIGLTLAIIRRVREQ